A stretch of Amycolatopsis balhimycina FH 1894 DNA encodes these proteins:
- a CDS encoding non-ribosomal peptide synthetase has protein sequence MTVTTGAWSGVGGLLADRAAGDPGATAVADGRTRLSYAELDARSDEAAARLAARGAGLESRVGLLVERGVDMVVAVFAVLKAGAAYVPLDPDHPPDYREALLADAGAGLVLTQPELADRVPSRCEPVLVAGGEAGSAVPPRPRIRPGNLAYVLYTSGSTGRPRGVLGTHRGLSRLFAAHRAEIFEPAAGGRRLRVAHTAALSFDASWVPLLWMLAGHELHVLDRPTRLDPRAAVAALAAARVDVLDETPSYLRMLLLAGLLDGPARPRVVVTGGEPVDADLVAALTAAGVRVHNAYGTTETTVDSLVCRAEPAGGVVLGKPVAGTRAQVLDGLRPVPPGEPGELCLAGDGLARGYLGRPGVTAAAFVADPAGPPGSRMYRTGDRVRGRDDGLLDFLGRADGQVKIRGIRVDPAEAEAALLGHPELAAAAVVARRDGRDADHLVAYVVPVTAPAPCRTGCRTDLPARLRAFLRARVPEHLVPARFVELAELPLTTGGKIDRRALPVPGSHDGDAAPGDPAEQLVAGIWREVLGVPRVGVSDDFVELGGDSILAMRVAGTLNRRLGTALPAQAVFEHRTVAGLAAAIPAAHAGRAPSRTAPGTALPLSSGQQRLWFLDQLAPGGAEYIISAGFRLRGPLSLDALGAALTALVERHESLRTTFPTVEGRGVQVVGPPVAVRPDIRAVAASDVDDALLAEVQRPFDLARGPLFRATVLRLGEDDHLLVLVLHHIVTDGWSMGLLAGELGLLYSGALNGAAAELPPLPLRYADFAAWQRDRLAGPELDDRIAYWERQLAGVPALELPTDRPRPAVRGTAGAAHRFTVPAAVTARLAELGRERGATLFMTLVAAAQVLFARYTGQRDIALGTVTAGRSWDELADLVGFFVNTVVIRSRVDGDPSFTDFLAGVRSTVLDAMAHDEVPFGRLVELLAPDRDASRSPLVNTMVALQNAPSPAPAMSGLAVEEADLPRQAAQFDLTVEFEPRDGGLRTTVEYSTELFGADTIRRLAENMLALLTSIAEDPGRRLSRLPWPAPAQRRELLEVGRGTPEGPHRTMLDVFAERVRERPDALAVTCAGKTVTYRELDTRANRLAHGLIAHGAGPDVRIGLCVPRGIDAIAGMLAVLKAGAAYVPLDPRYPEERLALLLADSGVSTVLATRAVRDRVPRGVRVLGLDDGWERGLPGGSPAPRVRPANLACVLYTSGSSGRPKGVLIEHRSVVRLCAGPFARLRPDDVSSQYATLSFDASTLEIWGALLSGARLAIDTEDVPSVEALGAFIRAEGVTALWLTAGMFHEVAAAGPGVFKGLRRLVSGGDVLSPQQCAEVLRRWPDLELVNGYGPTESTTFTSCHRVRAADDGRPVPIGRPVPGLHCLVLDRDLDPVPAGVPGELYIGGGVARGYLDRPGLTADRFVADPFGHGTRLYRTGDVVRWRADEDWVLDFLGRSDDQVKIRGFRIEVGEVEAALRRHPDVGEAVVVAREDTPGHKRLAGYVVPCRPADASALREFLAQRLPGHLVPGALVLLDRFPLTPQGKIDRRALPAPRRRAGRAPTAPRGAAEELLTRVWAEVLGVERAGAEDNFFELGGDSILGIEVVARARQLGLRLSVKDVFLRQTPAALAAAAVWEAPAAQEAPRPSGPVPLSPIQHWFFATITEHPAHFAQWVSADLVADTDPAALRIAVEALVRHHDALRLRFRRVDGGWRQEYTDAVPDDVFRVGALSTMDLFELDGGGLFAAVLDGSRLLLAAHHLVVDGVSWRILLADLRTAYRAARAGRPVELPPRTTSFGDWSRRLAAHVASGGFGDQLAHWRRAADGAQAAPDGLPLPPRAVTVRLGAGPTTALLRDAPAAYRTRIDDLLVSALGRVLARWTGEGRVVLELEGHGREDVFDDVDLSRTVGWFTTLYPCAVDVPDGGWGAVLKSVKECLRAVPDRGLGYGALRHLGDAPLPVPRPVAAFNYLGRFDLADGEPYRAAPSVVGLDRAAHPTGTARLDVMAAVTGDGELEFEWTYSPGAHEERTVAGLARDVLAALEEIVAHCADPAAGGATPSDFPLAAADQAELDRVIGDGRHVEDVYPLTPMQAGMLFHSLSEPGTYLEQISFTLSGAGDPAALERAWHRVVAEIPVLRTAVRWTGVREPVQVVHRAVTLPVTVHDWRSLPEAGRDDALRRVLAADRAAGLDPAVPPLMRVTLIRLGDDRIRTVWTFHHVILDGWSVFEVLTDVLAHVTGVPARRRRPFADHLAWLARQDAGAAEAHWRKVLAGLTPTRLPFDRPPGRAHRTQSSSTVDRELSAVDSGRLAAFARRHRLTVNAVVQGSWARLLAHHGGDPDVCFGSVVSGRPPELPGADSIAGMFVNTVPVRVTVAESEDRPGWFRRLQADQAEARRFGHVSLAALRRWSGLPAQVALFDSIVVFENYPLDADSLAERGLHVAELSAIEVTNYPLTLVAYGSAREDEPLRLRLGYDPALFDTGTVETLAGELADLLREPAREAAPPRDLPPARPIPVRGPGDRAYLAPRTATERALSRIWAEVLAVEQVGVDDDFFVLGGDSLLCLRVTARLRADFGAELPPRALFDNPTVGALAELLEHPTPEPKDYEL, from the coding sequence ATGACGGTCACGACTGGAGCGTGGAGCGGCGTGGGCGGCCTGCTCGCCGACCGGGCGGCCGGCGATCCCGGGGCGACCGCCGTGGCCGACGGCCGAACCCGGTTGAGCTACGCGGAACTGGACGCGCGCAGCGACGAAGCCGCCGCCCGGCTGGCCGCCCGGGGCGCCGGGCTCGAGAGCCGGGTCGGGCTCCTCGTCGAGCGCGGCGTCGACATGGTCGTCGCGGTGTTCGCCGTCCTCAAGGCCGGCGCCGCGTACGTCCCGCTCGATCCGGACCACCCGCCGGACTACCGGGAAGCACTCCTCGCCGACGCCGGAGCCGGCCTCGTGCTGACCCAGCCGGAGCTGGCGGACCGGGTCCCGTCCCGCTGCGAGCCGGTGCTCGTCGCGGGCGGTGAAGCCGGATCCGCGGTCCCCCCGCGGCCGCGGATCCGGCCCGGCAACCTCGCCTACGTGCTCTATACGTCCGGTTCGACCGGACGGCCCCGGGGCGTGCTGGGCACCCATCGTGGCCTGAGCCGCCTGTTCGCCGCCCACCGCGCGGAGATCTTCGAGCCGGCCGCGGGCGGGCGGCGGCTGCGGGTGGCGCACACCGCGGCGCTGTCCTTCGACGCGTCCTGGGTTCCGCTGCTGTGGATGCTGGCCGGCCATGAGCTGCACGTGCTGGACCGCCCCACCCGGCTCGACCCGCGGGCCGCGGTGGCCGCGCTGGCGGCCGCGCGCGTCGACGTACTCGACGAAACCCCGTCGTACCTCCGCATGCTGCTGCTGGCCGGGTTGCTGGACGGTCCCGCGCGGCCTCGGGTGGTCGTCACCGGCGGCGAGCCGGTCGACGCGGATCTGGTCGCCGCGCTGACGGCCGCCGGGGTGCGGGTCCACAACGCGTACGGCACCACCGAGACCACGGTGGACAGTCTGGTGTGCCGGGCGGAGCCTGCCGGGGGCGTGGTGCTGGGCAAGCCCGTGGCCGGGACGCGCGCCCAGGTCCTCGACGGTCTGCGGCCGGTGCCACCCGGTGAGCCGGGGGAGCTTTGCCTGGCCGGGGACGGGCTGGCCCGCGGTTACCTCGGCCGGCCGGGGGTGACCGCGGCCGCGTTCGTCGCCGACCCGGCCGGGCCGCCGGGCTCGCGGATGTACCGCACCGGCGACCGGGTGCGCGGCCGGGACGACGGGCTGCTGGACTTCCTGGGCCGCGCCGACGGGCAGGTCAAGATCCGCGGGATCCGCGTCGACCCCGCCGAAGCCGAGGCGGCCCTGCTGGGTCACCCCGAACTGGCCGCCGCGGCGGTGGTGGCGCGGCGGGACGGCCGGGACGCCGACCACCTGGTCGCCTACGTCGTGCCGGTGACCGCGCCGGCACCCTGCCGCACCGGCTGCCGCACAGACTTGCCGGCCCGGTTGCGGGCTTTCCTGCGCGCCCGGGTGCCGGAACACCTGGTGCCCGCCCGGTTCGTCGAGCTGGCCGAACTGCCGCTGACGACCGGCGGGAAGATCGACCGGCGCGCGCTGCCCGTGCCCGGAAGCCACGACGGGGACGCCGCTCCCGGCGACCCGGCGGAGCAGCTGGTCGCCGGGATCTGGCGCGAAGTGCTCGGCGTGCCGCGGGTCGGCGTCTCGGACGACTTCGTCGAGCTGGGCGGGGACTCGATCCTCGCGATGCGGGTGGCCGGGACGCTCAACCGGCGGCTGGGCACGGCGTTGCCCGCCCAGGCCGTGTTCGAGCACCGGACGGTCGCCGGGCTCGCGGCGGCGATCCCCGCCGCCCACGCCGGGCGCGCGCCGTCGCGGACCGCGCCGGGGACGGCGCTGCCGCTGTCGTCCGGCCAGCAGCGGCTCTGGTTCCTCGACCAGCTCGCCCCGGGCGGCGCCGAGTACATCATCAGCGCGGGGTTCCGGCTGCGCGGGCCGCTGTCCTTGGACGCGCTGGGAGCGGCGCTGACCGCGCTGGTCGAGCGGCACGAGTCGCTGCGCACGACGTTCCCCACGGTGGAGGGACGGGGCGTCCAGGTCGTCGGGCCGCCGGTCGCGGTCCGGCCGGACATCCGCGCGGTGGCCGCGTCCGACGTCGACGACGCACTGCTCGCCGAGGTCCAGCGGCCCTTCGACCTGGCCCGCGGCCCGTTGTTCCGGGCGACCGTGCTCCGGCTGGGGGAGGACGACCACCTGCTGGTGCTCGTGCTGCACCACATCGTCACCGACGGCTGGTCGATGGGCCTGCTCGCGGGCGAACTCGGCCTGCTGTACTCCGGTGCACTGAATGGAGCCGCGGCCGAGCTGCCGCCGTTGCCGCTGCGCTACGCGGACTTCGCCGCCTGGCAGCGCGACCGGCTCGCCGGCCCGGAGCTGGACGACCGGATCGCCTACTGGGAACGGCAGCTGGCCGGGGTGCCGGCCCTGGAACTGCCCACCGACCGCCCGCGACCGGCGGTGCGCGGGACGGCGGGGGCGGCCCACCGGTTCACCGTGCCCGCGGCCGTGACCGCCCGGCTGGCCGAACTCGGCCGGGAACGCGGCGCCACGCTCTTCATGACCCTGGTCGCGGCGGCGCAGGTGCTCTTCGCGCGCTACACGGGCCAGCGGGACATCGCGCTCGGTACGGTCACGGCCGGGCGGTCCTGGGACGAGCTGGCGGACCTCGTCGGCTTCTTCGTCAACACCGTCGTGATCCGGTCCCGGGTCGACGGCGACCCGTCGTTCACGGACTTCCTCGCCGGCGTCCGCTCGACGGTGCTCGACGCGATGGCCCACGACGAAGTGCCGTTCGGCCGCCTGGTGGAGCTGCTCGCGCCGGACCGCGACGCGAGCCGGTCGCCGCTGGTGAACACGATGGTGGCGCTGCAGAACGCGCCGTCGCCGGCACCCGCGATGAGCGGCCTGGCCGTCGAGGAGGCCGACCTGCCCCGGCAGGCGGCTCAGTTCGACCTCACCGTGGAGTTCGAGCCGCGGGACGGCGGCCTGCGCACCACCGTCGAGTACAGCACCGAGCTGTTCGGCGCCGACACGATCCGGCGGCTGGCGGAGAACATGCTCGCCCTGCTCACGAGCATCGCCGAGGATCCGGGGCGGCGGCTGTCCCGGCTGCCGTGGCCGGCTCCGGCACAACGGCGCGAACTCCTGGAAGTGGGACGCGGGACGCCGGAGGGACCGCACCGGACCATGCTCGATGTCTTCGCCGAGCGCGTCCGCGAGCGCCCGGACGCGCTCGCGGTGACCTGCGCCGGAAAGACGGTGACCTACCGGGAGCTGGACACCCGGGCGAACCGGCTCGCCCACGGCCTGATCGCGCACGGCGCCGGACCGGACGTCCGGATCGGCCTGTGCGTGCCGCGGGGGATCGACGCGATCGCCGGGATGCTGGCCGTCCTGAAAGCCGGCGCGGCCTACGTCCCGCTCGACCCCCGCTACCCGGAGGAGCGGCTGGCGTTGCTGCTGGCGGATTCCGGGGTCTCGACGGTCCTCGCGACGCGGGCGGTGCGCGACCGGGTGCCTCGCGGGGTCCGCGTGCTGGGCCTGGACGACGGCTGGGAGCGCGGCCTGCCCGGCGGTTCCCCGGCACCACGGGTCCGGCCGGCCAACCTGGCCTGCGTGCTCTACACCTCCGGCTCGTCGGGCCGGCCGAAGGGCGTGCTGATCGAGCACCGCTCGGTGGTCCGGTTGTGTGCCGGCCCGTTCGCCCGGCTGCGCCCGGACGACGTCTCGTCGCAGTACGCGACGTTGTCGTTCGACGCCTCCACGCTGGAGATCTGGGGCGCGCTGCTGTCGGGCGCCCGGCTGGCGATCGACACCGAAGACGTGCCGTCGGTAGAGGCTCTCGGGGCGTTCATCCGCGCCGAGGGCGTGACCGCGCTCTGGCTGACCGCGGGGATGTTCCACGAGGTGGCGGCGGCCGGCCCCGGGGTCTTCAAGGGCCTGCGGCGGCTGGTTTCCGGCGGCGACGTCCTGTCGCCGCAGCAGTGTGCCGAGGTCCTGCGCCGGTGGCCGGACCTGGAGCTGGTCAACGGTTACGGTCCCACCGAGAGCACCACGTTCACGTCGTGTCATCGCGTCCGCGCCGCCGACGACGGGCGGCCGGTGCCGATCGGGCGGCCGGTCCCCGGACTCCACTGCCTGGTCCTCGACCGCGACCTCGATCCGGTGCCGGCCGGGGTGCCCGGCGAGCTGTACATCGGGGGCGGCGTGGCGCGCGGCTACCTGGACCGTCCCGGGCTGACGGCCGACCGGTTCGTGGCCGACCCGTTCGGCCACGGCACCCGGCTGTACCGCACCGGCGACGTCGTGCGCTGGCGCGCTGACGAGGACTGGGTGCTGGACTTCCTCGGCCGGTCCGACGACCAGGTCAAGATCCGCGGCTTCCGGATCGAGGTGGGCGAGGTCGAGGCGGCACTGCGGCGGCACCCGGACGTCGGCGAGGCCGTCGTGGTGGCGCGGGAGGACACCCCCGGCCACAAGCGGCTGGCCGGGTACGTCGTGCCGTGCCGCCCGGCCGATGCGAGCGCGTTGCGGGAGTTCCTCGCCCAAAGGCTGCCGGGCCACCTCGTTCCCGGCGCTCTCGTCCTGCTCGACCGGTTCCCGCTGACGCCGCAGGGCAAGATCGACCGCCGGGCGCTGCCGGCGCCGCGGCGCCGGGCCGGCCGGGCCCCCACCGCACCGCGCGGCGCGGCCGAAGAGCTGCTGACCCGGGTGTGGGCCGAGGTGCTCGGCGTGGAGCGCGCCGGGGCCGAGGACAACTTCTTCGAGCTCGGCGGGGACTCGATCCTCGGCATCGAGGTCGTGGCGCGCGCCCGGCAGCTCGGGCTGCGCCTGAGCGTCAAGGACGTCTTCCTCCGGCAGACCCCGGCCGCGCTGGCCGCGGCGGCCGTCTGGGAGGCGCCGGCGGCGCAGGAAGCACCCCGGCCGTCCGGCCCGGTTCCGCTGTCGCCGATCCAGCACTGGTTCTTCGCGACGATCACCGAGCACCCGGCGCACTTCGCCCAGTGGGTGTCGGCGGACCTCGTCGCGGACACCGACCCGGCAGCGCTGCGCATCGCGGTCGAGGCGCTGGTCCGCCACCACGACGCTCTCCGGCTGCGCTTCCGGCGCGTCGACGGTGGATGGCGTCAGGAGTACACGGACGCCGTGCCGGACGACGTGTTCCGCGTCGGCGCGTTGTCCACAATGGACCTGTTCGAGCTCGACGGCGGTGGCTTGTTCGCGGCGGTGCTGGACGGGTCGCGCCTGCTCCTGGCCGCCCACCACCTGGTCGTGGACGGTGTCTCGTGGCGGATCCTCCTGGCGGACCTGCGGACCGCCTACCGGGCCGCCCGCGCCGGGCGGCCGGTGGAGCTGCCGCCCCGGACCACCTCGTTCGGGGACTGGTCGCGGCGGCTGGCCGCGCACGTCGCTTCGGGCGGGTTCGGCGATCAGCTCGCCCACTGGCGGCGCGCGGCCGACGGCGCCCAGGCAGCCCCCGACGGCCTCCCGCTGCCGCCCCGCGCGGTGACCGTCCGGCTCGGCGCCGGGCCGACCACGGCGTTGCTGCGCGACGCCCCGGCCGCCTACCGCACCCGGATCGACGACCTGCTGGTGAGCGCGCTCGGCCGGGTGCTCGCCCGGTGGACGGGGGAGGGCCGTGTCGTCCTCGAGCTGGAAGGCCACGGCCGCGAGGACGTCTTCGACGACGTGGACCTGTCCCGGACCGTCGGCTGGTTCACCACGCTCTACCCCTGCGCGGTCGACGTCCCGGACGGTGGCTGGGGCGCGGTGCTCAAGTCGGTCAAGGAGTGCTTGCGCGCGGTGCCGGACCGCGGACTGGGCTACGGCGCCCTGCGCCACCTCGGGGACGCGCCCCTGCCCGTGCCCCGGCCGGTGGCGGCGTTCAATTACCTGGGCCGGTTCGACCTCGCCGACGGCGAGCCGTACCGGGCGGCCCCGTCCGTGGTCGGGCTGGACCGCGCCGCCCACCCGACCGGCACCGCCCGGCTCGACGTCATGGCGGCCGTCACCGGCGACGGCGAGCTGGAGTTCGAGTGGACGTACTCCCCGGGCGCGCACGAGGAGCGGACCGTCGCCGGGCTGGCGCGTGACGTGCTCGCGGCGCTCGAGGAGATCGTCGCCCACTGCGCGGATCCGGCGGCGGGCGGTGCCACCCCGTCGGATTTCCCGCTCGCCGCGGCGGACCAGGCCGAGCTCGACCGGGTCATCGGCGACGGCAGGCACGTCGAGGACGTCTACCCGCTGACCCCGATGCAGGCGGGCATGCTGTTCCACAGCCTGTCGGAACCGGGCACCTACCTGGAACAGATCTCCTTCACGCTGAGCGGGGCCGGCGACCCCGCGGCGCTGGAGCGCGCCTGGCACCGGGTGGTCGCGGAGATCCCGGTGCTGCGCACCGCCGTGCGCTGGACCGGCGTGCGTGAGCCGGTGCAGGTGGTGCACCGCGCCGTGACGCTTCCGGTGACCGTGCACGACTGGCGCTCACTGCCCGAAGCCGGCCGGGACGACGCGCTGCGCCGGGTGCTGGCCGCCGACCGGGCGGCGGGGCTGGACCCCGCCGTGCCACCGCTGATGCGGGTGACGCTGATCCGGCTCGGCGACGACCGGATCCGGACGGTCTGGACGTTCCACCACGTGATCCTCGACGGCTGGAGCGTGTTCGAGGTGCTCACCGACGTCCTGGCGCACGTGACCGGGGTGCCGGCCCGGCGGCGCCGTCCGTTCGCCGACCACCTGGCGTGGCTGGCCCGGCAGGACGCGGGGGCGGCCGAAGCCCACTGGCGGAAGGTCCTCGCCGGTCTCACCCCCACCCGGCTGCCGTTCGACCGGCCGCCCGGCCGGGCCCACCGGACGCAGTCCTCGTCCACAGTGGACCGTGAACTGTCCGCAGTGGACTCGGGCCGGCTGGCCGCCTTCGCCCGGCGGCACCGGCTGACCGTCAACGCCGTCGTGCAGGGCTCGTGGGCGCGGCTGCTCGCCCACCACGGCGGCGACCCGGACGTCTGCTTCGGATCGGTGGTGTCCGGCCGGCCGCCCGAACTCCCCGGCGCGGACTCGATCGCCGGCATGTTCGTCAACACCGTGCCGGTCCGCGTCACCGTCGCGGAGTCCGAAGACCGGCCGGGCTGGTTCCGGCGGCTGCAGGCCGACCAGGCCGAGGCCCGCCGGTTCGGGCACGTCTCGCTCGCCGCGTTGCGCCGCTGGAGCGGGCTGCCCGCCCAGGTGGCCCTCTTCGACAGCATCGTCGTGTTCGAGAACTACCCCCTCGACGCCGACAGCCTGGCCGAGCGCGGGCTGCACGTGGCGGAGCTGTCCGCCATCGAGGTCACCAACTACCCGCTGACCCTCGTCGCCTATGGCAGCGCACGCGAGGACGAACCGCTGAGGCTGCGGCTCGGCTACGACCCCGCGCTGTTCGACACCGGCACGGTCGAGACACTCGCCGGCGAACTGGCGGACCTGCTGCGGGAACCGGCACGGGAGGCCGCACCCCCGCGTGACCTGCCGCCCGCGCGGCCCATTCCGGTGCGCGGTCCCGGCGACCGGGCCTACCTCGCACCCCGCACCGCGACCGAACGCGCGCTGAGCCGGATCTGGGCCGAGGTGCTCGCGGTGGAGCAGGTCGGCGTCGACGACGACTTCTTCGTCCTCGGCGGCGATTCGCTGCTCTGCCTGCGGGTCACCGCCCGGCTGCGCGCGGACTTCGGCGCCGAGCTGCCGCCGCGGGCGCTGTTCGACAACCCCACCGTCGGGGCACTGGCCGAGCTGCTGGAGCACCCCACGCCCGAACCGAAGGACTACGAGCTCTAG